DNA sequence from the Streptomyces canus genome:
AACTGTGTCGACCGAGAGGAAATCGGTCACTTCGTCGATACGGCCGATGCGGGTGAGGCCTGCCGCGGCCAGCACCACCGCATCGAGCTCACCATCGCGCACGAACCGCACCCGGGTGTCGATGTTCCCCCGGATCGCAACCGTCTCGATATCAAGTCCGTGCGTGCGGGCGTACGCGTTCAGCTGTGCCGTGCGCCGGGGCGAACCGGTGCCGATGCGGGCGCCGCGGGGCAGGTCGGTGAACTTGAGGGCATCCCGGGCGACGATGACGTCCCGCGGGTCCTCGCGCTCGGGTATCGCGGCCAGCGCCAGCTCCTCCGGCTGCCCGGTCGGCAGGTCCTTGAGCGAGTGCACCGCGAAGTCGACCTCGCCCTTGAGCAGGGCTTCGCGCAGCGCGGTCACGAAGACGCCGGTGCCGCCGATCTGCGCGAGCGCCTCCCTGGACACATCGCCGTACGTGGTGATCTCCACGAGCTCGACGGGCCGCCCGGTCACCTGGCTCACGGCGTCCGCCACCTGCCGCGACTGGGACATGGCGAGTTTGCTCCGCCTGGTCCCGAGCCGTAGCGCCTTGGTACTCATGACGAGCCTCGGTCTTTCTCATCGGTGGTGCTGTCCTCGGCGCGGGAGACGGCAGCCACCGTCTCGGGGTCGAGGTCGAACAGAGTCCGCAACGCGTCCGCGTACCCGGCACCGCCGGGCTCGGCCGCGAGTTGCTTGACCCGTACGGTCGGCGCGTGCAGCAGTTTGTCGACCACGCGCCGCACGGTCTGCGTGATCTCGCCGCGCTGCTTGTCGTCCAGCCCCGGCAGCCGCCCGTCGAGCCGGGCGATCTCACCGGCGACGACCTCGGCGGCCATGGACCGCAGCGCGACGACGGTCGGCGTGATGTGCGCGGCCCTGAGCGCGGCCCCGAAGGCGGCGACCTCATCGGCCACGATACGACGGACCTGGTCGACGTCGGCCGCCATGGGAGCGTCCGCCGAAGCATCGGCGAGCGACTCGATGTCGACGAGCCGCACTCCGCCCAGGCGGTGCACGGCGGCGTCGATGTCCCGGGGCATGGCGAGGTCGAGCAGGAAGAGCGAGGGGACGGGCCGCGGAATCTCGGCGACGGGCTCGGGCCTGCGCCGCTCGGGCACCCGCCCGATGGCGGCGGCGGTGGCCGCGAGCGCCGCGATGGCGTCGGCTTCCTCGGCGGGATCGAGCACGGTCACGGCCGGACCGGAACTCTGCGGCCTCGGCGCGTTGTCCACCCACGCGGCGTGCTGCTCCAGCTCGGAGGCGGCCATCCCGGCGACAGCGGCTTCGCCGAGCACGGAGAAGCCGGGGGTGGCCTGTATGGGGGCCAGGTCGAGCGGACAGTTCTCGTCCGTCGCGGAGCCCGCGGGCAGTCGTGCCGCCGGGACGGCTCCCGGCCCACGGAAGGGCGGCACCTCGTCGGCGCCGAGTTCCGCGACCGACCCCCGCGCCGCGGCGACCGCCTCGGCACTGAGGACGAGCCCGGTGGCGCCCGTACAGGACACCACGACATCTGCACGTGTCAGCTCGTCCGACACCGAATCCATCGGTACCGCGCGGGCGGACACGTCCCCGCCTTCGTTGAGGATCTCCGCAAGCCGCTCGGCCCGGTCAGCCGTCCGGTTGGCGACGACGATCTCCGTGACCCCGACCCGGGCCAGCGTCGCCGCGGCCAGCGAGGACATCGACCCGGCCCCGATGACCAGTGCCCTCTTCCCCCGAGCCCAGTCGGACACCTCCGCGCCGAGAGCAAGCTGCTCCAGCCCGAACGTGACCAGCGACTGCCCCGCCCGGTCGATCCCGGTCTCGGAGTGCGCCCGCTTCCCGACCCGCAGCGCCTGCTGGAACAGGTCGTTGAGCAGCCGTCCGGCCGTGTGCAGTTCCTGCGCCCGCGCCAGCGAGTCCTTTATCTGCCCGAGGATCTGCCCTTCCCCGACGACCATGGAGTCCAGCCCACAGGCCACGGAGAAGAGGTGATGAACGGCCCGGTCCTCGTAGTGCACGTACAGATACGGAGTGAGCTCGTCGAGCCCCACCCCGCTGTGCTGCGCGAGCAGCGTGGACAGCTCGGCCACCCCGGCGTGGAACTTGTCCACGTCGGCGTACAGCTCGATCCGGTTGCAGGTGGCCAGCACCGCGGCTTCCGTGGCCGGGTCGGCGGCGACGGTGTCCTGGACCAGCTTCACCTGCGCATCGGCATGAAGAGCCGCCCGCTCCAGCACGCTGACCGGCGCGCTGCGGTGGCTCAGCCCGACGACGAGGAGACTCATGCCGGCATCACGGCGGGTACGTCCCCGTCGGGCCCTTTGTCGGCGGAGTCGCTGCGGCCGACGACGACCGGACCGGCGCCGTCGGCAGCGGCGGCGGCCTCCTCACCGGCCTTGCGCTGCTCGTGGAAGGCGAGGATCTGCAGCTCGATGGAGAGGTCGACCTTGCGTACGTCGACGCCGTCCGGCACGGACAGCACGGTCGGCGCGAAGTTCAGGATGGAGGTGACCCCGGCGGCCACGAGCCGGTCGCAGACCGGCTGGGCGGCACCGGCGGGGGTGGCGATGACGCCGATCGACACGCCGTTGTCCTCGATGATCTTTTCCAGGTCGTCCGAGTGCTGCACCGGAATGCCCGCGACGGGCTTGCCGGCCATCGCCGGATCGGCGTCGATCAGCGCCGCGACACGGAATCCACGGGACGCGAAGCCGCCGTAGTTGGCGAGAGCGGCGCCCAGATTACCGATACCGACGATCACAACCGGCCAGTCCTGGGTCAGGCCGAGTTCGCGGGAGATCTGGTAGACGAGATACTCGACGTCGTAGCCGACACCGCGCGTTCCGTAAGAACCCAGATAGGAGAAATCCTTGCGCAGCTTCGCGGAATTGACCCCCGCGGCGGCCGCGAGCTCCTCGGAGGAGACCGTGGGTACCGAGCGCTCCGACAGTGCGGTCAGGGCTCGTAGGTACAGCGGAAGCCTGGCGACGGTGGCCTCGGGAATCCCTCGGCTACGGGTCGCCGGTCGGTGAGTTCGGCCAGTTGCCACGGTGCTCCTGCGGGTAGAGCGGGGCTGTAGGCGGTCATGCGTCCCCAGACCGCCCCGTCGAATGCAGGCTATGTCTTTGTGAACGCGTGCACAAAGATGGTGTCCGATTTGCCCGGCCAACGTGACCGGCGTCACGCGCGTCTCTCTCGGAGGCAAAACCGCACACTTCCCTCATCAATCCCGCCCCCACGACCACGTCGCCATCGATCCTAAGCGGTCAGGGCCCTGCGGAGACGGTCCTCGTTCACACGCCAGAAAGTGTGCTGTTCGCCGTCGACGAGCACCACCGGGATCTGCTCCCAGTACTGATCGTGGAGTTGAGGATCCTCGTCAATGCTCTTCTGCTCCCACGGAACCCCGAGATCTCCACACACCTTCTCGATCACGGACTGAGCGTCGTCACACAGATGGCAGCCCGGCTTGCGGATGAGAGTGACGAGCCGTTCCTCGGGAAGCCTGGCCGCACTGCGGCGGAAGATGGGACTCATGTCAGCCATTCTCACCCTTGCTTAACGGCACAGTCGCGGAGAGTTCACACCCTTCGAACCTCTCGGCTCCGGAACCACCGAACAGAATGGCTATGCTCACGCCATGGCCGCTCTAGGATGGCTCACTCCCCGTAGGCGCTCCGCCACGGCGCGGAGCGTGTTGGCAGGCGAGGCCTCGGCGGAGGCTGCGCGCAAGTCCTCCCAGGAGGTCGAGGAGACCCCTGGTACGGAACCGGAGTCCCAGTTCCCGGTCCTGGGCGACGACAAGGCCGCCGCCTTCTTCGACCTGGACAACACGGTGATGCAGGGCGCCGCCCTCTTCCACTTCGGCCGTGGCCTGTACAAACGGAAGTTCTTCGAGACCCGCGACCTCGCGAAGTTCGCCTGGCAGCAGGCGTGGTTCCGACTCGCCGGCGTCGAGGACCCGGAGCACATGCAGGAGGCCCGGGACTCCGCGCTGTCCATCGTGAAGGGCCACCGCGTCGCCGAGCTCCAGTCGATCGGCGAGGAGATCTACGACGAGTACATGGCCGAGCGCATCTGGCCGGGCACCCGCGCGCTGGCACAGGCGCACCTGGACGCGGGTCAGAAGGTGTGGTTGGTCACAGCGGCCCCGGTGGAGATCGCCCAGGTGATCGCCCGCCGTCTCGGCCTCACCGGCGCCCTCGGCACCGTGGCGGAGTCGGTGGACGGCGTCTATACGGGCAAGCTCGTGGGCGAACCCCTCCACGGCCCCGCGAAGGCGGAGGCCGTCCGGGCCCTGGCGGCGGCGGAGGGTCTCGACCTGTCGCGCTGCGCGGCGTACAGCGACAGCCACAACGACATCCCGATGCTCTCGCTGGTCGGCCACCCCTACGCGATCAACCCGGACACCAAGCTCCGCAAGCACGCCCGTCAACTGGACTGGCGCCTGCGCGACTACCGCACAGGCCGCAAGGCGGCGAAGGTCGGCATCCCGGCGGCGGCCGGCGTGGGAGCGGTGGCAGGCGGTACGGCGGCGGCGATCGCCCTGCACAAACGCCGCCGGTAGCCGGGCGAACACACCAATCCACGGGTTTTACGGGCGTAACCCCGTGTGCAGGCACATTGGCTGCACACGGCCACAACACGCCCTGTTCCCTGGCAGAACACGACCGCTTCCGATCAACAACCGGCCACTCTCCGGCACTTGAACTGCTCCCAATCGGTTACAGAAGCGACGTAATCGATGAATAGAGCAACTGGGTGTAGCAGAGCCTGCACTAAGCGTTATTCTCCTCAGACGCAATCCGGTACCCCTTCCGTCGCTACGACGGGTGAACGGTCCGGTACTGCACGTGATGGAAGCTCTGCCTCTGGGAGTCCCGTGTACCCACACGTCGGGGTTGACGCCTCGGGCCTGGCTACGCTGCGCGCAACGGTCCAAGACCTGTTGCGCGGCTTCGTCCCCACCGCGTACGCCGTCCCCGCCCTCGCCGCAGCCGCGGCACCGATCGGCCCGTGCTACGCACTGGCCGACGGTTCCGCGGCCGTCGGCAGACGAGGGCGTTCGACCGGCGCCGCCCCCGCCCGCCGTCCGGCCGCGGACAGCGACAGCGCCCGCATGATGGACCTGGTCGAACGCGCCCAGGCCGGCGAGGCCGACGCCTTCGGCCGCCTGTACGACCAGTACAGCGACACGGTGTACCGGTACATCTATTACCGGGTAGGAGGTAAGGCCACCGCCGAGGACCTGACGAGCGAGACATTCCTGCGCGCGCTCAGAAGGATCGGCACGTTCACCTGGCAGGGCCGCGACTTCGGTGCCTGGCTCGTCACCATCGCCCGCAACCTCGTCGCCGACCACTTCAAGTCGAGCCGGTTCCGTCTCGAGGTCACCACCGGCGAGATGCTCGACGCCAACGAGGTCGAGCGCTCGCCCGAGGACTCCGTCCTGGAGTCGCTCTCCAACGCCGCACTGCTGGACGCCGTCCGCCGGCTCAACCCCCAGCAGCAGGAGTGCGTGACCCTTCGTTTCCTCCAGGGCCTCTCCGTTGCCGAGACCGCCCGGGTGATGGGCAAGAACGAAGGCGCCATCAAGACCCTCCAGTACCGGGCCGTGCGCACCCTGGCCCGTCTCCTCCCGGACGACGTCCGCTGAGAGGGCACGCCCGGTAACCGCCAACTCGCTCTCGGTGAAAGTCCGTTGCCTTCCCGATCCGATCATCCGCCGTCCGTAACCCAAGTGCCACGCCGCTCGTTGTGCGGGATGCAGGCTCCCTGTGGTCACTCCCTGGCCGACTTCGATCACTCGATCGTGTGCTCGTGGTCAGGGTGTGCAACCCTCAGGACCCCCTGGGGAGTCGACCGTCATGACGAGAGGAGGTGCCGCCAGTGATCGCGAACGTATCGGCGCACCGGCGGGCGAACGCCTTCGCCCAGGCCCTGGAGGAGCAGTCCGACCGGGACCCGGCGGCCGAGCAGTCCGAAGGACACCAGCCGGCCGCTGGGGAACACACCGGGCAGGACCGCCTGTTGACCCTCGCGGAGTGTCTTGGCGAGCTGCCCAGGCCTGAGCTGGACCCTGAGGTCAAGGTCGTCCAGCGAGCCCAGCTCGTGGCCGCGATGGAGGCCATGCTGCTGGAGGGCGACGGGGTGGAACCCGCGGTGCCCGGGCAGCGGTCCCATCGGGCGGGAGCCGCCCACCGGGCGAGTCCGCTCGGGAAACTGCGACCGCGTTCCCGGCTCAGCAAGAGCCTGGCCGCGGGCGGCCTGAGCGTCGGAGTCGCCGCCGGAGCCTTCGGCGGAGTGGCCGCGGCCAGCTCGGACGCCCTGCCCGGGGACTCGCTGTACGGCCTCAAGCGCGGCATCGAGGACTTCAAGCTCAGCTACCTGTCCGAGGGCGACGACGAGCGCGGTGTCGCCTACCTCGACCAGGCCTCCACCCGGCTGAGCGAGGCCCGCCGCCTGATGGAGCGCGACCGGGGCGGTCACCTCGACCACGAGTCCCTGAGCGAGATCCGCCGCGCCCTGTCCGGCATGCAGCACGACGCCGCCGAAGGCCACCGCCTGCTGCACGAGGCGTACGACCGCGACCCGAACTCCCTGGGCCCCATCCAGGCTCTCTCCAGCTTCTCGCGCTCGCACCGCGAGGCCTGGGGCGCGCTTCGCGAGCGGCTGCCCGTGCAGCTCGGCGACGTCAGCAACCAGGTGTCCTCGGTCTTCGACGCCATAGACGAAGAGGTCGCCCCGCTGCAGTCCCTCCTGCCCGAATCCCCCGCCCGGAGCGGTGGCTCGGGACAGCGCCAGCGCTCCGGGACGGCGTCCTCGGACACCTCGACCGGTTCCGGCCGGTCCACGGCTCCGGGCACCGGCGGCTCCTCCGAGCACAGCGGCGGCAGCAGCCCCAGCAAGTCGGCCACCTCCGGCGGCGAGGACGACGGCCTGCTCGGCGGCAACACCGGCGGCCTCCTGGACCCGCCGAAGGCCACCGGCACCGCCACCCCGACCTCCCCCGCCCCGTCGTCCGACCCGGACGTCACCCTCCCGCCCCTCCTCCCGGGCCTCCTGCCCGGCCTGGGAATCGACGGCGAGAACACGAACTAGCTCTTCCGGTACGACGACGGGGGCGCCCCTTCCACGAAGGGGCGCCCCCGTCGTCGTACGACAGAAAAGATCAGCGGACCTGGCCGGTCAGGTTGAACATCAACATCGCGCCCCATCCACCCTGCCGCCCTGGCGCAGCGGGGTCGTCCTCGCGGCCAGGACCCGCATCGTCGGAAGCCATGTCCGCGCACCGATGCCGAACTGAATCGTCCACTTCGTCGGCAGCGGGACCGCTCCGAGGGGACCCAGCCACGGGAAGGTCGGGGTGAGCGGGAAGTACGGGAAGCCCAGCAGACGGGCCAGCGACCCATCCACATGGCCGCCCTCGCACCGCTCCGCGGGCTTCGCACGGCTGCGCCGGACTCCGTCCAGCGGCTCCACACCCGGGAAGACTCAGAAGAACACGGACCTCCGCTGCACCAGCAACTTGTACAACGTGTGCTGGATCTGTTCCCTGACCTGGTCGGTCAGGTTGAACATCAGCATCGGATCCTCCGCGGCCTCCGGCGGGTAGCCGTCCGTGAGGATCGGCTCGCCGAACTGAATCGTCCACTTCGTCGGCAGCGGAACCGCACCGAGGGGACCCAACCACGGGAAGGTCGGGGTGAGCGGAAAGTACGGGAAGCCCAGCAGACGGGCCAGCGTCTTCGCGTTGCCGATCATCGGGTAGATCTCCTCCGCGCCCACGATCGAGCACGGAATGATCGGGGTGCGCTGACGCAGAGCCGTGGAGACGAACCCACCCCGGCCGAAGCGCTGGAGCTTGTAGCGCTCGCTGAACGGCTTGCCGATGCCCTTGAAGCCCTCCGGCATCACACCGACCAGCTCACCGCGCCCCAGCAGCCGCTCGGCGTCCTCCGCGCAGGCGAGGGTGTGCCCGGCCTTGCGGGCGAGTTCGTTGACCACCGGCAGCATGAACACCAGGTCCGCCGCCAGCAGCCGTAGATGCCGGTTAGCGGGGTGCTGGTCGTGGACGGCGACCTGCATCATCAGGCCGTCCAGCGGCAGCGTCCCGGAGTGGTTGGCGACGATCAGCGCGCCGCCCTCCGCCGGGATGTTCTCGACGCCCTTCACCTCGACCCGGAAGTACTTCTCGTACACCGGCCGCAGCAGGGACATCAGGACCTGGTCGGTGAGTTCCTCGTCGTAGCCGAAGTCGTCGACCTCGTAGTCCCCGGTGAGCCGGCGGCGCAGGAAGCTGAGGCCTCCGGCGATCCGCCGCTCCAGGCCGCCCTCGTCGTTCGCCTGCTGCGGCGGCTCTTCCTCACGCGTCACAGGAACATCATCCTGCCCGGAGGCCCTGCTGGGCAGGGGCTGGACCTCACGGACCAGCGCGGGCTCGGAGCCCTTGCGCCGGCTCCCCCCGCCACGGCGCCGCGCCGGCCGCTGTACGGCGCCTGCGCGGGACCGGTCGTCGTCGAACGGAATGACCTTGGCGTCCGCCATCGTTGATGCGCTCCTCAGTTGGCGCTCTGCGTCGGGGGGTGGCCGCCGCCCGCGAGGGGCAGCGCGGCGATCCTGTCGACGGCCCCCGAGAGGGCCTCCGGCGGCAGCAGCCCGGGTCCCTGGCTGCGTGCGAACTCCGCGAAGGTCTCCGCCGTCGTGTACTTCGGCCGGAATCCGAGCGTCTCACGCATCTGGACCGTCGACACGACCCGGCCGTGGGTGAGCAGCCGGATCTGCTCGGGCGAGAAGTCCGTCATGCCGAGCGTCCGCACCAGCGACCCGGCCCAGGTGACGGCGGGCAGCAGCAGGGGCACGGTGGGCCTCCCGAGCCGCCGGGAACACTGCGACAGCAACAGGACCCCGTCGCCCGCGATGTTGAAGGTGCCGCTGTTGAGCGTGCCCCGCTCCGGTTCGTGCGAGGCGATCCTGAGCACCTCGATCACATCGTCCTCGTGCACGAACTGCAGCCGGGGGTCGTACCCGAACACGGTCGGCAGCACCGGCAGCGCGAAGTACGAGGCGAGCGGCGTGTCCGCCGTCGGCCCCAGGATGTTGGCGAACCTCAGCACACACACGGCCACGTCCGGCCGCCGCCGCGCGAAGCCCCGTACATACCCCTCGACCTCGACCGTGTCCTTGGCGAAGCCGCCGGACGGCAGGGACTTGGGCGGCGTGGTCTCCGTGAACACGGCGGGATCGCGCGGCGCCGAGCCGTACACGTTCGTGCTGGACTTCACCACGAGCCGCTTGACGTTCGGCGACTTCTGACAGGCCCCGAGGAGCTGCATGGTGCCGATGACGTTGGTCTCCTTGACCGTGGTCCGGCTCCCGCTGCCGAGCGCCATCGCCGTCACATCCAGGTGTACGACGGTGTCGGCGGCCGTTTCGGCCAGTACCCGCGCGATGCCGGGCTGCCGGATGTCCGCCTGGACGAAGTCGGCACCGCCCAGATGGTGCTCCGGCGCCACCGCGTCCACGGCGATCACCCGGTCCACTTGCGGGTCACGCTGGATGCGTCGTACGAACCGGCCCCCCAACTGCCGGGCCACTCCGGTCACGAGCACGACCTTTCCCAAGATCAGCGCCTTCCTTCCAGCCCTCGTACCGCCCTGGTCCTGTGCCGCGTTCCCCGTGTGCGCCAACCTAGCGGGTTGTTGTTGCGCTGTGATGACCGCCCACTGCATGAGGTGACGACATCCAGCCCACGGAGTACGTCCTGACACGCGTATGGCCCCCCACCGGCAAGAGGTGGGGGGCCACAAAACACGCTTTCGCGGCGTCGCCTACTTCTTGTTGCGACGCTGAACGCGCGTGCGCTTGAGCAGCTTGCGGTGCTTCTTCTTGGCCATCCGCTTGCGCCGCTTCTTGATAACAGAGCCCACGACTACCCTCGCTCACTTCTCATCACTCGGTGCTGGGCGCCATGGGCCCATACGACCTTCGACGGGCTAGCCTACCCGCCCGAGCGCTGAGGTCGTAATCGAGGGGAACCGGGGAGATCAGGCAGGGGTCCACGAGTGCCCTGAGGCCCCCTTGAGACCTCCCCGAGTCCGCTGTCGTCAGGCCGTCTCCACCCCCACATAACTCTCGCGGAGGTACTCGTGAACCGCGTTCTCGGGGACGCGGAAGGACCGCCCCACCCTGATCGCGGGCAGATGACCGCTGTGCACCAGCCGGTACACGGTCATCTTCGACACTCGCATCACCGAGGCGACTTCCGCCACGGTAAGGAACTGAACCTCGCTCAGAGGCCTCTGCTCAGCAGCCATGACACACCTGAACCTTCCGCACTCGACGGCCACCGGCTTCCCCTTCCGGTGACTCTTCGTCGCTGCGTGCTCACTCCCCAATGTAGGGGCGGGTGATGCAAGTGGGGAAGAGGTGCACCCATCGGCGGCCTACTGTGACAGACACGCTCGATTGAGTACGTAGCGGGTCAGCGGCAGGTAGTAATCAGACCGCACAGCGTCATCAAGTGGAACGACGACGGACACGACCCCCTCGGCCTCCCCCACAAAGAGCGCGGGGTCATCCGTATCCGCGAGCCCAATGGCCTCAAACCCCAGCTGACCTGCTCCGCAGACCCATCCGTGGTCCCCGACCACGAGCTCGGGAAGCGGCCCGCCGCTCTCCGCGGCGGCCGCCAGCACGGTACGAACCGGGAGCGGCGAGTGCGAGTGTGCGCCGGTCTCACAACCGGAGCTCTTCGCGTCCGGTTCCCGGACGAGCGCGACTCCTCGTACGTAGTCAAGGTTGTACGTGCGTAGACCGAACCGGGTCGTTATGTCGACACAGTGGCCATGCGCAGGGGTGAGGACGGTACATCCCGCCGCCGAGAGGGCGTCCGCGATGGCGGCGTAGAACCCGAGCAGTCGGTGCGGATGGCCGGTGCCGAGGAGCACGGCCCCCTGGCGCTGGGCGGTTGCCTCGAGCCGCTCCGCGAAGGCGTCGAGCGCGACGAGGGTTCGCTCAGGGTCAATCACATCATGGCCACTTGTGTGCCGCGGATCGCCCGAAACTCCGCACTTGTCGGCCATGAGACCGATCAAATCCCGCTCGTTCCACGACCACTCGGGATCGATCCCGATCAGCACCCTCGGATCCCGAGCCGCGAACAACCGGTAACTCCGCAGACTCTCCTCGCGGGAGGTGGCCACGGGCCCGGCCATACGAGCGGCCAGCAGATGGGCGCGGAGGGCACCGGTGCTCAACACGTGAGTGATGGTGACGGAGGCGAGGCGAAGGAGGGATGGGAACAGGGAAACACCGCACAGTTGGCGTAACCGGAGCCTGCACGGCTGCCCGCGGTCGGGACCTGCTACGCCAGCAAGCCCCGCAACGGGAACACCGCCCGCCGGGTGGCCAGTACCGCCTGATCCAGCCGATCCGCAGGGTCGTACCCCGCGTCCCACTCCGCATAGGCCACCGGCCACCGACCGTCCGTCATCCGCGCCGGCGCCAACTGCCGGGTCCGGGCGAACACTTCCTGCCGCCACCCCTCGGGAATCATCGCCTCGGGCTCGACCGGCCGCCCGGCGGCGATCCCCACCAGATGCGTCCAGGACCGGGGCACGACATCCACCACGGCGTACCCCCCGCCCCCGAGCGCGATCCACTTACCCGCGGCGTACTCGTGCGCCAGCTCATGACACGCCATCTGCACAGCCCGCTGCGCATCCAACGACACCGCGAGATGAGCCAGCGGATCCTCGAAGTGCGTATCGGCCCCGTGCTGCGTCACCAGCACATCCGGCCGGAAGTCGGCGATCAGCTCCGGCACCACCGCGTGGAACGCCCGCAACCACCCCGCGTCCCCCGTCCCCGCCGGCAACGCCACGTTCACGGCGCTGCCCTCGGCCGAGTCCGCACCCGTCTCCTCCGGCCACCCGGTCTGCGGAAACAGCGTCCGGGGATGCTCGTGCAGCGAGATCGTCAGAACCCGGGGATCCTCCCAGAACGCCGCCTGCACCCCGTCCCCGTGATGCACGTCGACATCCACATAGGCGACCCGCTCGGCGCCCAACTCCAGCAGCCGCGCGATGGCGAGCGAGGCGTCGTTGTAGATGCAGAACCCCGAGGCACCACCGGGCATCGCGTGATGCAGCCCACCCGCGAAGTTCACCGCATGCAGCGCCTGCCCCCGCCATACGGCCTCCGCCGCCCCCACCGACTGCCCGGCGATCAGCGCGGACACGTCGTGCATCCGCGGGAAGGCCGGATCGTCCATCGTTCCCAGCCCGTACGACTGGTCGGCCGCCCCAGGGTCCACGGAAGCCGCCTTCACGGCCTCGACGTAGTCCTCCCGGTGCACGAGCCGCAACGTCGACTCGCCCGCCGCCTTCGCGGACACGACCTCCACGTCCCGGTCCAGTCCGAAGGCATCCACCAGTCGCCGGGTCAGGTCGAGCCGGACCGGATCCATCGGATGGTCCGGACCGAAGTCATAGCCCGTTACTGCCTCGTCCCACATCAGCTGTGCGCGGCCGCTCATGCCCGCCACCGTATCGGTCCGGTTGAGCCGCGAACGACTTGGCGTACACCAGCGTCACCAGCACCAACACCATCGGCACGAGCATGGCCCCGCGATAGCTCCACGTGTCCCCCAAGGCCCCCACCAACGGCGAGCCGACCAGAAACCCGACGTAATTGAAGACATTGAGCCGAGCGACCGCGGCATCCGAGGCCCCCGGGAACAACCGCCCCGCCGCCGCGAAGGTCTGCGGCACCAGCACACACAACCCCAGCCCCAGCAGCGTGAACCCGAGCATCCCGACCCACGGTCCGGGCGCCACGGCCACCACCGCGAACCCCCCGGCCGCCACCAACGACCCCAGCCGGACGACCGCCGCGGCCCCGAACCGCCGCACCCCGAGGTCGCCGATGGTGCGCCCGATCAGCGTGGTCACCATGTAGACGTTGTACGGCACGGTGGCCAGCTGCTCCGAGCTCCCCAGCACATCCTGCAGATACTTCGCACTCCAGTTGGAGACGGTGGAGTCCCCGATGTACGCGAAGGTCATCACC
Encoded proteins:
- a CDS encoding DUF5667 domain-containing protein codes for the protein MIANVSAHRRANAFAQALEEQSDRDPAAEQSEGHQPAAGEHTGQDRLLTLAECLGELPRPELDPEVKVVQRAQLVAAMEAMLLEGDGVEPAVPGQRSHRAGAAHRASPLGKLRPRSRLSKSLAAGGLSVGVAAGAFGGVAAASSDALPGDSLYGLKRGIEDFKLSYLSEGDDERGVAYLDQASTRLSEARRLMERDRGGHLDHESLSEIRRALSGMQHDAAEGHRLLHEAYDRDPNSLGPIQALSSFSRSHREAWGALRERLPVQLGDVSNQVSSVFDAIDEEVAPLQSLLPESPARSGGSGQRQRSGTASSDTSTGSGRSTAPGTGGSSEHSGGSSPSKSATSGGEDDGLLGGNTGGLLDPPKATGTATPTSPAPSSDPDVTLPPLLPGLLPGLGIDGENTN
- a CDS encoding glutaredoxin family protein produces the protein MADMSPIFRRSAARLPEERLVTLIRKPGCHLCDDAQSVIEKVCGDLGVPWEQKSIDEDPQLHDQYWEQIPVVLVDGEQHTFWRVNEDRLRRALTA
- a CDS encoding HAD family hydrolase encodes the protein MAALGWLTPRRRSATARSVLAGEASAEAARKSSQEVEETPGTEPESQFPVLGDDKAAAFFDLDNTVMQGAALFHFGRGLYKRKFFETRDLAKFAWQQAWFRLAGVEDPEHMQEARDSALSIVKGHRVAELQSIGEEIYDEYMAERIWPGTRALAQAHLDAGQKVWLVTAAPVEIAQVIARRLGLTGALGTVAESVDGVYTGKLVGEPLHGPAKAEAVRALAAAEGLDLSRCAAYSDSHNDIPMLSLVGHPYAINPDTKLRKHARQLDWRLRDYRTGRKAAKVGIPAAAGVGAVAGGTAAAIALHKRRR
- the hemC gene encoding hydroxymethylbilane synthase; the encoded protein is MSTKALRLGTRRSKLAMSQSRQVADAVSQVTGRPVELVEITTYGDVSREALAQIGGTGVFVTALREALLKGEVDFAVHSLKDLPTGQPEELALAAIPEREDPRDVIVARDALKFTDLPRGARIGTGSPRRTAQLNAYARTHGLDIETVAIRGNIDTRVRFVRDGELDAVVLAAAGLTRIGRIDEVTDFLSVDTVLPAPGQGALAIECTADNADLIAALGELDDPFTRVAVTAERSLLAALEAGCSAPVGALADLLADGQIVKEMRLRGVVGTTDGSRTVQLSTTGPVPETYDQAMALGRELAAEMLAQGAAGLMGERAQ
- a CDS encoding ECF subfamily RNA polymerase sigma factor, BldN family, yielding MYPHVGVDASGLATLRATVQDLLRGFVPTAYAVPALAAAAAPIGPCYALADGSAAVGRRGRSTGAAPARRPAADSDSARMMDLVERAQAGEADAFGRLYDQYSDTVYRYIYYRVGGKATAEDLTSETFLRALRRIGTFTWQGRDFGAWLVTIARNLVADHFKSSRFRLEVTTGEMLDANEVERSPEDSVLESLSNAALLDAVRRLNPQQQECVTLRFLQGLSVAETARVMGKNEGAIKTLQYRAVRTLARLLPDDVR
- a CDS encoding redox-sensing transcriptional repressor Rex — encoded protein: MATGRTHRPATRSRGIPEATVARLPLYLRALTALSERSVPTVSSEELAAAAGVNSAKLRKDFSYLGSYGTRGVGYDVEYLVYQISRELGLTQDWPVVIVGIGNLGAALANYGGFASRGFRVAALIDADPAMAGKPVAGIPVQHSDDLEKIIEDNGVSIGVIATPAGAAQPVCDRLVAAGVTSILNFAPTVLSVPDGVDVRKVDLSIELQILAFHEQRKAGEEAAAAADGAGPVVVGRSDSADKGPDGDVPAVMPA
- a CDS encoding glutamyl-tRNA reductase encodes the protein MSLLVVGLSHRSAPVSVLERAALHADAQVKLVQDTVAADPATEAAVLATCNRIELYADVDKFHAGVAELSTLLAQHSGVGLDELTPYLYVHYEDRAVHHLFSVACGLDSMVVGEGQILGQIKDSLARAQELHTAGRLLNDLFQQALRVGKRAHSETGIDRAGQSLVTFGLEQLALGAEVSDWARGKRALVIGAGSMSSLAAATLARVGVTEIVVANRTADRAERLAEILNEGGDVSARAVPMDSVSDELTRADVVVSCTGATGLVLSAEAVAAARGSVAELGADEVPPFRGPGAVPAARLPAGSATDENCPLDLAPIQATPGFSVLGEAAVAGMAASELEQHAAWVDNAPRPQSSGPAVTVLDPAEEADAIAALAATAAAIGRVPERRRPEPVAEIPRPVPSLFLLDLAMPRDIDAAVHRLGGVRLVDIESLADASADAPMAADVDQVRRIVADEVAAFGAALRAAHITPTVVALRSMAAEVVAGEIARLDGRLPGLDDKQRGEITQTVRRVVDKLLHAPTVRVKQLAAEPGGAGYADALRTLFDLDPETVAAVSRAEDSTTDEKDRGSS